One genomic region from Amaranthus tricolor cultivar Red isolate AtriRed21 chromosome 12, ASM2621246v1, whole genome shotgun sequence encodes:
- the LOC130828231 gene encoding uncharacterized protein LOC130828231, with the protein MSYFSKLFFCFSLTFFTIFFFSSANALPVLGSSSFKGMKKWENNNRRIIAEKTEGNSSLILAAKNTYRRDPFDDFNRYTGGWNITNRHYWASVAFTAAPFFIIAAVWFVIFGLTLICGCLYFCCCRKAPYGYSRVCYALSLILLILFTVAAIIGCIFLYAGQAKFHVSTTKTLRYVVDQADYTVENLNNVSRYLDEAQNIGVGQLRLPENVQNKINDVQTKMNSAANTLDEKSQENSRRIRRALDFVRMTLIILAAVMLFLAFVGFLLSIFGVQCLVYTMVIVGWLLVTLTFVLCGVFLVLHNVVADTCISMNQWVQNPTAHTALDDILPCVDNTTAQETVLRSKEVTYQLVDMVNLVLANIANTNVPPNTPPPLYFNQSGPLVPNLCNPFYSNFTDRRCVSGEVDFDNATQVWKSYTCQTRKANRNEICTTTGRLTPTLYNQMNSAESVGFALYHYTPFLVDLQDCTFVRTTFNDFSVNYCPGLRKYTQWIYVGLVLVSAAVMFSLIFWVIYARERRHRVYTKEYDLAYH; encoded by the exons ATGTCATATTTTAGCAaattatttttctgtttttcacTCACTTTCTTCActattttcttcttttcatCCGCCAATGCTTTACCAGTTTTGGGTTCATCTTCTTTTAAAG GGATGAAAAAATgggaaaataataatagaagAATTATAGCGGAAAAAACTGAAGGAAACTCTTCATTGATATTGGCAGCAAAGAACACATATAGAAGAGACCCATTTGATGATTTTAATCGTTACACTGGTGGTTGGAATATTACTAATCGTCATTATTGGGCT TCTGTAGCTTTCACAGCAGCCCCGTTCTTCATCATTGCTGCAGTTTGGTTTGTGATTTTCGGGCTTACTTTGATCTGCGGTTGTCTATATTTCTGCTGTTGTAGAAAAGCTCCATATGGTTATTCTCGAGTCTGCTATGCTCTTTCACTCATCTTGCTCATACTTTTCACTGTTGCTGCTAT AATCGGTTGCATATTTCTTTATGCCGGTCAGGCAAAGTTTCATGTTAGTACAACAAAAACATTGCGGTATGTAGTGGATCAGGCAGATTATACGGTTGAGAACCTTAACAATGTCTCACGGTATCTTGATGAGGCACAAAACATTGGTGTGGGACAGTTGAGGCTACCTGAAAATGTCCAGAATAAGATCAATGACGTTCAGACAAAGATGAATTCTGCTGCTAATACACTTGATGAGAAATCCCAGGAAAATTCCAGAAGGATTCGACGCGCCTTAGATTTCGT GAGGATGACGCTGATTATCCTTGCAGCAGTAATGCTCTTCTTGGCATTTGTCGGATTTT TGCTGTCGATTTTTGGAGTACAATGTCTTGTGTACAC AATGGTCATCGTGGGTTGGCTTTTGGTGACTTTAACATTTGTGTTATGCGGAGTTTTTCTGGTCCTCCATAA TGTGGTTGCGGACACTTGTATCTCCATGAACCAATGGGTCCAAAACCCTACAGCACATACAGCCTTGGATGACATCTTGCCTTGTGTAGACAATACAACAGCTCAAGAAACAGTGTTAAGATCAAAAGAAGTAACTTATCAACTAGTCGACATGGTCAATTTGGTTCTTGCAAATATTGCCAACACTAATGTACCACCAAACACTCCACCGCCATTGTACTTCAATCAATCAGGTCCATTGGTGCCTAATCTTTGCAACCCATTCTACTCAAATTTTACTGATCGTAGATGTGTATCCGGTGAAGTTGACTTCGACAATGCAACACAG GTATGGAAGAGTTATACGTGTCAGACTAGAAAAGCTAACAGAAACGAGATATGTACTACGACAGGACGGCTAACACCCACATTATACAACCAAATGAATTCTGCTGAGTCAGTGGGATTTGCTTTGTATCATTACACACCATTTTTGGTAGACCTCCAAGACTGCACTTTTGTGCGAACCACATTCAATGACTTCAGTGTGAACTACTGCCCTGGACTGAGAAAATACACCCAGTGGATCTATGTTGGTCTAGTTTTGGTCTCGGCTGCTGTCATGTTTTCCTTGATTTTCTGGGTCATCTATGCTCGGGAACGAAGGCACCGTGTTTATACCAAGGAATATGATTTAGCCTATCACTAA